A genomic stretch from Primulina huaijiensis isolate GDHJ02 chromosome 14, ASM1229523v2, whole genome shotgun sequence includes:
- the LOC140957259 gene encoding putative pentatricopeptide repeat-containing protein At5g08310, mitochondrial has product MALYKWRIPKKTRSIALLLKPARDNSINSNVSTNDSCFNCVKKRAFCSNANIGTAETLVFIFTTRPFSLESPQLQELSSKLTTEIVEIVLKSLRNWRLAELFFNWASNQQGYLHSCYTYNAMAAILADARQNAPLRALAVDISNSPCFWTPGALGYFLRCLGGRSMVKEANFLFDQMKSSGLCVHNCYSYNCLLEVISKIGDVSLMEYRLNEMKILELSIDKHTLTPVLQCYCNAGKFEKALMIFNEMNEKGWTDQHILNILVLSYSKSGKVDAAFELIEWMERNLKFSLNQEAFCVLIHGFSRESRLDKALQLYYKMKKLGYMPDIAIYDVLIGGLCKNREIEKALILYTHMQQLGILPDVRIISKLLSSVPNVRVMIRLLKDRWKALAEEEKNSLYYSVLTGFVHDGFVDKAYDLLKVSMAAGVDRDIQADKIFLVEENLVTSCFQTVIDGLCKSDKLDMALDLFYDMDPSGCKHDLLHFNNLIQCLSNGDRLDECFDILNMMRKSEFQPNHFTFNAIFGCLCRRGDFAGALDMFKEMRASGHQPWIKYYTLLVKKLCEQGKAVEARNFLADMREEGFLPDIIAYSAVINGFININELNQSLELFEEICEIGYSPDVVVYNIVIKGLCKAYRINEAEEIFSKMLGKGLVPSVVTHNLLIDVWCKAGDTDRGMLCFSRMKEKKQEPNVITYTTLVDGLCNARKPDDALKLWIDMEHNGCDPNKIAYMALIHGLCKCKEPDAAVVYLQKMEEKGIFPDAYIYEDLIVAYESKSNTAMAHLISEKKAKHGISS; this is encoded by the coding sequence ATGGCGTTGTATAAATGGAGAATCCCAAAAAAGACCCGTAGCATTGCTCTCCTTTTAAAACCAGCGAGGGATAATTCCATCAATTCAAATGTTTCTACGAACGATAGTTGTTTTAATTGTGTGAAAAAGAGAGCCTTTTGTAGCAATGCGAATATAGGCACAGCGGAAACCCTCGTTTTTATCTTTACAACGAGACCATTTTCTTTGGAGTCCCCTCAACTTCAAGAATTAAGCTCAAAGCTCACTACTGAAATAGTTGAAATCGTCCTCAAATCCTTGAGAAACTGGAGGTTAGCTGAGCTGTTCTTCAATTGGGCGTCGAATCAACAAGGGTACTTGCACAGTTGTTATACCTATAATGCGATGGCTGCGATCCTGGCAGATGCTCGACAAAATGCTCCACTTAGAGCTTTGGCTGTAGATATATCGAATTCTCCGTGTTTTTGGACTCCGGGTGCTTTGGGCTATTTTCTTAGGTGTTTAGGTGGTCGGAGCATGGTTAAAGAGGCCAACTTTTTGTTTGATCAAATGAAAAGCTCTGGTCTTTGTGTTCATAATTGTTATAGCTATAATTGTCTGTTAGAAGTTATCTCAAAAATAGGTGATGTTAGTTTGATGGAATATAGGTTgaatgaaatgaaaattttggaattGTCCATTGACAAGCACACTTTGACACCGGTACTGCAGTGCTACTGCAATGCCGGGAAATTTGAAAAGGCTTTGatgatttttaatgaaatgaatGAAAAGGGGTGGACTGATcagcatattttaaatattttggttcTATCATACAGCAAGTCCGGGAAAGTGGACGCTGCCTTTGAGTTGATTGAATGGATGGAGAGGAATCTAAAGTTTAGCTTGAATCAGGAGGCATTTTGTGTTTTGATTCATGGATTCTCGAGGGAATCTAGATTGGACAAAGCTCTACAACtttattataaaatgaaaaaactaGGATACATGCCAGATATCGCAATTTATGATGTGCTGATTGGAGGTTTATGTAAAAATAGAGAGATTGAAAAGGCACTAATTTTGTACACACACATGCAACAACTAGGTATTCTTCCTGACGTGAGAATAATTTCCAAGCTGTTATCATCTGTTCCAAATGTGAGAGTGATGATTCGATTACTTAAAGACAGGTGGAAGGCTTTGGCTGAGGAGGAAAAAAATTCATTGTATTATTCTGTTTTAACAGGGTTTGTTCATGACGGATTCGTTGATAAAGCTTATGATCTGCTGAAGGTGAGTATGGCAGCTGGAGTGGACAGAGATATTCAGGCGGACAAAATCTTTTTGGTCGAGGAAAATCTAGTTACGAGTTGTTTTCAAACTGTAATTGATGGTTTGTGCAAATCAGATAAATTAGATATGGCTCTAGACCTATTTTATGATATGGATCCAAGCGGTTGCAAACATGATTTGttacattttaataatttaattcaatGCTTAAGCAATGGTGATCGGTTGGATGAATGTTTTGATATTCTAAATATGATGAGGAAGTCAGAATTTCAGCCGAATCATTTTACCTTCAACGCCATATTTGGGTGTTTATGCAGGCGTGGGGATTTTGCAGGGGCTCTTGATATGTTTAAAGAGATGCGTGCAAGTGGGCATCAGCCATGGATAAAATACTACACGTTACTTGTTAAAAAACTTTGTGAACAAGGAAAGGCAGTTGAAGCCCGTAATTTCCTTGCTGACATGAGAGAAGAAGGATTCCTCCCTGATATTATTGCATATTCTGCAGTAATAAATGGTTTTATCAATATCAATGAGCTAAATCAGAGTCTGGAACTATTCGAAGAAATTTGTGAAATAGGCTATTCCCCAGATGTAGTTGTCTATAACATTGTTATCAAGGGGCTCTGCAAGGCCTATAGGATAAATGAGGCTGAAGAAATTTTTAGTAAGATGCTTGGCAAGGGGCTTGTTCCATCAGTTGTTACCCACAACTTGCTAATTGATGTGTGGTGCAAAGCTGGTGATACTGATCGTGGTATGCTTTGCTTTTCAAGGATGAAAGAGAAGAAACAGGAGCCCAATGTCATTACGTACACAACTTTAGTTGATGGATTATGCAATGCTAGAAAGCCTGATGATGCTCTAAAGCTTTGGATTGATATGGAGCATAATGGATGTGACCCGAATAAGATTGCTTATATGGCTCTTATTCATGGGCTTTGCAAGTGCAAGGAGCCTGATGCTGCTGTGGTCTATTTGCAGAAGATGGAAGAGAAGGGGATATTTCCTGATGCATATATTTACGAAGATTTAATTGTTGCTTATGAATCTAAGTCGAACACAGCCATGGCTCACCTAATATCAGAAAAGAAGGCCAAGCATGGCATTTCTTCCTGA